The Lysinibacillus pakistanensis genome includes a window with the following:
- the cobS gene encoding adenosylcobinamide-GDP ribazoletransferase, whose protein sequence is MKNFWHSLLLAFQFFTVLPVHKELTLTKGTVTGMFAFLPWVGALIGTATAAVIYSLTEWTASSEIFLSFVIIGLFAFFTGGLHLDGFIDMGDAYFSYRDREKRLEILDDPRVGAFGVLSVLFLVLGKFVILHELLVQHKFALWMLIFIPLLTRVGMSFYFMSLKCSKEKGLAYFFKSHIKQYVLISFMLITLMVAYTIVFLITGLAFVPIVLLVVLAIALVVFRQFTMRNFGGVSGDLLGASIEGMEVVLWITLLLCA, encoded by the coding sequence ATGAAAAATTTCTGGCATAGCCTATTACTTGCATTTCAATTTTTTACAGTTTTGCCGGTACATAAGGAACTAACTTTAACAAAAGGAACTGTTACAGGGATGTTCGCCTTTTTGCCATGGGTAGGTGCATTAATAGGTACGGCAACGGCGGCAGTGATCTATAGCTTAACGGAATGGACGGCAAGCAGTGAAATATTCCTGTCCTTTGTGATTATTGGGCTATTCGCTTTCTTCACTGGAGGTTTACATTTAGACGGATTTATTGATATGGGAGATGCTTATTTTTCGTATCGGGATCGTGAGAAGCGATTGGAAATTTTGGATGATCCGCGTGTCGGCGCATTTGGTGTGCTTTCCGTGTTATTTTTAGTGCTTGGAAAATTTGTCATACTGCATGAATTACTCGTACAGCATAAGTTCGCACTTTGGATGCTTATTTTTATCCCTTTATTAACGAGAGTAGGCATGAGCTTTTATTTTATGTCACTAAAATGTTCAAAAGAAAAAGGGCTGGCCTACTTTTTTAAATCCCATATTAAGCAATATGTACTAATTAGTTTCATGCTTATCACATTAATGGTCGCATATACAATCGTCTTCCTTATTACAGGTTTAGCATTTGTCCCAATTGTGCTTCTAGTGGTTTTAGCTATTGCTCTTGTGGTTTTCCGACAATTTACAATGCGCAACTTTGGTGGCGTTTCTGGTGATTTATTAGGCGCTTCCATTGAGGGAATGGAGGTAGTATTGTGGATAACACTGTTATTGTGCGCTTAA
- a CDS encoding bifunctional adenosylcobinamide kinase/adenosylcobinamide-phosphate guanylyltransferase: protein MFTLPLIFITGGVRSGKSHFAEKMAIAHYYTESMQAQRLVYIASGIALDHEMEKRIQRHQADRQSQGIQWLTIEAPYKMADSLQGLRDGDVVLWDCVTTWLTNAFYEGFDKGKSCVEQPGCLEKKLSDLKIAVQSLLNKKITLIVVSNELFDEPPYLNEEVELYRQMLGNFHQWFVSMAAEAYEVNYSIVKKWK from the coding sequence GTGTTTACATTGCCATTGATTTTCATAACTGGTGGAGTACGCAGTGGTAAATCCCATTTTGCAGAAAAAATGGCGATTGCGCATTATTATACGGAATCGATGCAAGCACAGCGTCTTGTTTATATTGCGTCAGGAATTGCGCTGGATCATGAAATGGAGAAACGAATACAGCGTCATCAGGCTGATAGGCAATCTCAAGGAATCCAATGGCTAACGATTGAAGCCCCATATAAGATGGCAGATTCGCTCCAAGGTCTAAGAGATGGCGATGTCGTTTTATGGGATTGCGTCACAACATGGCTGACAAATGCTTTTTATGAGGGCTTTGATAAAGGAAAGTCATGTGTAGAGCAACCTGGCTGCTTAGAGAAGAAGCTAAGTGATTTAAAAATAGCTGTACAATCATTACTTAACAAAAAGATCACGCTTATAGTTGTATCCAATGAATTATTTGATGAGCCTCCGTATCTTAATGAGGAGGTAGAATTATACCGACAAATGCTAGGGAATTTCCATCAATGGTTTGTTTCGATGGCAGCGGAAGCCTATGAAGTAAATTATAGTATCGTGAAAAAATGGAAATGA
- a CDS encoding ECF transporter S component, whose product MNRQRLTKLTFTAMVAAICAVGAVIKIPAIISTAALDSAPAFLSVVFLSPVLAGVAGGIGHFITALTTGFPFGPLHIIIAVEMFIVVWIFGIMHKKGLHFWKWPVALFLNGVVAPLPFYFIISPAFYWASLTSLPLATLINLVIVAVVMPILSKVFVRKGGRVH is encoded by the coding sequence ATGAATCGACAAAGATTGACGAAATTGACGTTCACTGCTATGGTAGCCGCTATCTGTGCTGTTGGAGCGGTGATTAAAATTCCAGCAATTATATCGACTGCTGCATTGGACTCTGCACCTGCATTTTTAAGTGTCGTATTTTTATCGCCGGTATTAGCAGGAGTTGCAGGAGGCATTGGGCATTTTATTACAGCTTTAACGACTGGATTCCCATTTGGACCATTACATATTATCATCGCAGTAGAAATGTTTATTGTCGTTTGGATATTTGGAATAATGCATAAAAAAGGCCTGCATTTCTGGAAATGGCCTGTAGCACTTTTTTTAAACGGTGTGGTAGCACCATTACCATTTTATTTTATCATAAGTCCAGCATTCTACTGGGCATCGCTGACTAGTCTTCCGTTAGCAACGCTTATTAATTTGGTTATTGTTGCCGTCGTCATGCCGATACTTTCTAAGGTGTTTGTTCGTAAGGGTGGGCGAGTACATTGA
- a CDS encoding histidine phosphatase family protein gives MTTFYLVRHGETMWNKEHRLQGWLDSPLTEVGVLHAEKLQKYLKNISFAAAFSSSSGRAMETLHILVVDRQLPIFYENDLREIYLGDWQGKTMEDIIKTHCSEYELYTNYPAQFVATHTESFGAVTERAMFTLKKIAEKYPQDNVLIVSHAVTIKCMINAILDRSIDQLWAEPFINGTSVTIMEHLEQQWHVKEIGTIYHLQ, from the coding sequence GTGACAACATTTTATCTAGTAAGACATGGTGAAACGATGTGGAATAAGGAGCATCGTTTACAGGGGTGGTTAGATTCACCATTAACCGAAGTGGGTGTTTTACATGCAGAAAAGCTACAAAAATATTTAAAAAATATATCTTTTGCTGCAGCATTTAGTAGTTCAAGTGGTCGAGCAATGGAGACGCTGCATATACTTGTTGTTGATCGCCAGCTCCCAATTTTTTATGAAAATGATTTACGAGAAATTTATTTAGGAGACTGGCAAGGTAAAACGATGGAGGATATTATAAAAACACACTGCTCAGAGTATGAATTATACACGAATTATCCAGCTCAGTTTGTTGCTACTCATACCGAAAGCTTTGGCGCGGTGACAGAACGGGCAATGTTTACGCTGAAGAAAATTGCAGAAAAATACCCACAAGACAATGTTTTAATTGTCTCTCATGCAGTCACAATTAAATGCATGATTAATGCCATTTTAGATCGTAGTATAGATCAGCTATGGGCAGAGCCATTTATCAACGGGACAAGCGTTACCATAATGGAACACCTTGAACAGCAATGGCATGTGAAAGAGATAGGCACGATTTATCATCTGCAATAG
- a CDS encoding bifunctional adenosylcobinamide kinase/adenosylcobinamide-phosphate guanylyltransferase codes for MHVFIGGAYNGKTDYVMTLLEDQEAVLVDGYLPESIPECDVLVIKGLEKWLVTQNLEEDEALVNAMLTRLQALEENRTLYIIVTDMGRGVVPMEKQARLLRDTCGRLYQALFAEAERVIRIWYGIAEQIK; via the coding sequence ATGCATGTCTTTATTGGAGGAGCCTATAATGGAAAAACCGACTATGTTATGACATTGCTTGAAGATCAAGAGGCTGTATTAGTTGATGGTTATTTACCTGAATCTATTCCTGAATGTGATGTATTAGTTATCAAAGGTCTTGAAAAGTGGCTTGTCACACAAAATCTTGAGGAGGATGAGGCTCTTGTCAACGCCATGTTAACAAGACTACAGGCTCTAGAGGAAAATAGGACATTGTATATTATAGTTACTGATATGGGGCGCGGGGTTGTGCCGATGGAAAAGCAGGCACGATTATTACGTGATACTTGTGGGCGATTGTATCAAGCTTTATTTGCTGAAGCAGAACGTGTCATACGTATATGGTACGGTATCGCAGAGCAAATTAAATAA
- a CDS encoding histidine phosphatase family protein, which produces MDNTVIVRLMRHAPTKENLEKRYLGWTDAALADISKLSIVDKNVMKVYGSDLRRCRETAAHYFPNATYITDWRLRESNFGEFEGKTYEELKSDHRYCAWLDNPVLSPPPNGEGFAAFCQRVKEGFSALPRDEDDYYVVAHGGVIRALLVEFAPVEQPFWTYNVPHDKMFTLTFSRKAWEEGNRCMSLLEEPIMEKPTML; this is translated from the coding sequence GTGGATAACACTGTTATTGTGCGCTTAATGAGGCATGCACCAACAAAAGAGAATTTGGAAAAACGTTATCTTGGCTGGACGGACGCAGCATTAGCTGATATATCTAAACTATCGATTGTAGATAAAAATGTTATGAAAGTATATGGCAGTGATTTGCGACGTTGTAGGGAAACAGCTGCTCATTATTTTCCGAATGCTACTTACATAACTGATTGGCGACTTCGAGAGTCCAACTTTGGGGAGTTCGAAGGAAAAACATATGAGGAGTTAAAATCTGATCACAGGTATTGTGCATGGTTAGACAATCCTGTTTTGTCTCCACCACCAAATGGGGAAGGCTTTGCTGCATTTTGTCAGCGTGTGAAAGAAGGTTTTTCTGCGCTACCAAGGGATGAAGATGACTATTATGTGGTTGCACATGGTGGCGTTATTCGAGCATTACTTGTAGAATTTGCCCCAGTGGAGCAGCCCTTTTGGACGTACAATGTGCCACATGATAAAATGTTTACTTTAACATTTTCAAGAAAAGCTTGGGAGGAGGGAAATAGATGCATGTCTTTATTGGAGGAGCCTATAATGGAAAAACCGACTATGTTATGA
- a CDS encoding pyridoxal phosphate-dependent aminotransferase: MQLPNHGANPQNVYRQLGLVMPEDVYDFSENVNSAGPPPFVEARWRTFYPLIQRYPDPDGEPFLTKVAAFHHVIKDSILLGNGASELFTVLARRYACKRVIIVHPTFSEYERTLQAVGANIVPIIVEDIVQYALPMEKLKREMVNADALYICTPNNPTGVLPQKVELEQLIIHGASVNCELVIDEAFIDWVDEGYSLIGHVAKNPHVLVVRSMTKMYAIPGLRLGYLVADPAVVGELKGMLAHWNLNAFALVIGAGCLDEQHYCQRAITYARNQREALQGYLQENGCQVTNSVTNYICFALPKNQSADAFFTYCLSKGVVLRHTNNFLGLNGEWFRIGIKDITAMTYLHNCLQTWFKAN; encoded by the coding sequence TTGCAATTACCTAATCATGGAGCGAATCCACAAAATGTCTATCGGCAGTTAGGGCTTGTTATGCCAGAAGATGTCTATGATTTTAGCGAAAATGTTAATTCTGCAGGGCCGCCTCCGTTTGTGGAGGCACGCTGGCGAACATTTTATCCGCTTATTCAACGATATCCTGATCCAGATGGTGAGCCATTCCTTACAAAGGTTGCAGCTTTTCATCATGTGATAAAAGATTCTATTTTACTTGGTAATGGGGCATCTGAGCTTTTTACTGTATTGGCTAGACGCTATGCTTGTAAGCGTGTTATCATCGTTCATCCAACTTTCTCTGAATATGAACGAACATTGCAAGCAGTTGGCGCAAATATTGTGCCGATTATCGTAGAGGATATTGTTCAATATGCATTACCGATGGAGAAACTAAAGCGAGAAATGGTAAATGCAGATGCTCTTTATATTTGTACGCCCAATAATCCGACAGGTGTGCTACCTCAAAAAGTAGAGCTAGAACAGTTAATTATTCATGGGGCAAGCGTAAATTGTGAGCTTGTTATTGATGAAGCCTTTATAGACTGGGTGGATGAGGGGTACTCTTTAATCGGACATGTAGCGAAAAACCCTCATGTGCTTGTTGTACGTTCGATGACAAAAATGTATGCTATTCCAGGATTGCGATTGGGCTATTTAGTTGCGGACCCAGCTGTTGTAGGAGAGCTAAAGGGCATGCTTGCTCATTGGAATTTAAATGCCTTTGCTCTTGTTATAGGCGCAGGCTGCTTAGATGAACAACACTATTGTCAGCGAGCTATTACCTATGCGAGAAACCAGCGAGAAGCATTACAAGGTTATTTACAAGAAAACGGTTGTCAGGTGACGAATAGTGTAACCAATTATATATGTTTTGCATTACCTAAAAATCAGTCAGCAGATGCCTTTTTTACGTATTGTTTATCGAAGGGTGTTGTGCTGCGCCATACTAATAACTTTTTAGGATTAAATGGCGAATGGTTCCGAATTGGTATAAAAGATATTACGGCTATGACTTATTTACATAACTGTTTGCAGACTTGGTTTAAAGCAAATTAG